The Candidatus Abyssobacteria bacterium SURF_5 sequence TACCGTTATCAGTGGCCGAAATGAAAAATGGGCCTCAGTCAGGCCCACAAGCAACTCCACTTCTTCACCTGGCGAGGCTTCCCGGCGATGCAGAGGAGATGCGGCAAATCCGAAGGGTCAGTCTTTCAGCTCAACGTCCCAATATGCAGCATCCACAAATCTTTGCCAGCTCGGCTTTCGGGCTGAAGCAAAGCTTTCGGTGGAATAGGGTATCCAGCGCGGTTTCCGGGGCTTGCGAATGAGGGGCATCGCCGCTTCTTCCGGCAAACGGTTCCCTTTGCGCACATTGCAGGGTATGCATGCAAGCACCAGGTTTTCCCAGGTGGAGCGCCCGCCTATACTGCGCGGAACCACGTGATCAAGCGTCAGTTCCCACTTCTTGAACTTGTTCCCACAGTACTGGCAGGTGTTTCTGTCTCTCTCAAATATATTTCGTCGAGAAAATTTGATGTCGCGCCGATGAATCCCATTGAAAACGGTGAGCACAATCACGTCGGGGATCCTTATCTTGAAGTTTACCGCATGGATACAGTAGTCATCCGCGGCTTGAGATAGTTCTCTCCAATCGTCAAAGTCATACGTGGAAAAATCTTCCGGCGAGACAACCTTTGCATAGCCTTGGTATAAAAGGCTTATTGCACGGCGGGCACTTGCAACATTTACCGCTATCCAGGAGCGATTCAGTACGAGAACGCTTTCATTTACCATAAAGATTTGCCTTATGCGTTAACTCATTATAGTATGCGGCGCAAAAAAAGTCAAGACGCTCGCAATCCATAAACTGGACAGTTTTCGGGCTTGAAACAAGATGATCTTTGTCCAGGTTTTTGAATAACTTAAGGATGTTTCCTTAAGGGAGTTTAGAGGCCGGTTTGATCCGGCGCTTTCAGCCTTCAATCACGTATTCTGTGCTGCGCGAGGTGATTCCCCACGCGCGGCTTTCCTGTTGACGGAAATTCCTGTTCCTAATTCACTCGGACGGCGACCACCTCTCCTTTGACACATTCCTCGCCATTGGCCAGCAATCTCGTTTCAACCAGGATACTGCGATTGCCTTTCTTTACCACTTTCGAGCGCAGTTCGAGGATAGTGTCCATAGGGGTCCTCTTCAAATAGGTCACCGTCAGTTTTGCGGTGGCATAGTCTATGTAATCGCCCTCACCAAAATTACGGTCTTCCAGCTTGTATGCGGCCGCGATGGCCGTGTACACACTGTGACAATCGATCAACGTGGCGGCGACACCTCCGTTCAGTGAGTCCGGAGGGCCCGAAGAATGGTGGGGCTGGGGTTTCCAATGAGCGACAGCCTCATCTCCCTCCCAATAGCTTTTGATTTGAAGTCCCTTGGT is a genomic window containing:
- a CDS encoding HNH endonuclease, whose translation is MVNESVLVLNRSWIAVNVASARRAISLLYQGYAKVVSPEDFSTYDFDDWRELSQAADDYCIHAVNFKIRIPDVIVLTVFNGIHRRDIKFSRRNIFERDRNTCQYCGNKFKKWELTLDHVVPRSIGGRSTWENLVLACIPCNVRKGNRLPEEAAMPLIRKPRKPRWIPYSTESFASARKPSWQRFVDAAYWDVELKD
- a CDS encoding PaaI family thioesterase translates to MKETRAFQDLVPPDSSRRYCYGCGADNTKGLQIKSYWEGDEAVAHWKPQPHHSSGPPDSLNGGVAATLIDCHSVYTAIAAAYKLEDRNFGEGDYIDYATAKLTVTYLKRTPMDTILELRSKVVKKGNRSILVETRLLANGEECVKGEVVAVRVN